The genomic region CTGGTCTAACTCTCAGCACGAATCtcatctctcttctctctccttTTATTCACTCTCTAGCATCGCAGCAACTATTCACTGCCAGCCTTCAAGCACGACGCCGAGCGAGGATCACATGACTTGGAAGAGCCACACTGTCCTGTTACCTTGAAaagttaaacaacaacaacaacaaaattgtcTTGACATGATGAAACGGAGCAAACTTtgctcatgctaatgctaatacagtAAAGTCAAAAAGTCACTGTTGTTATACAGCTtgtgtttcttatttaattcccttaaaaaaaaagactcacttTATTCATTAAATACatcaattgttaaaaaaaataaataatgtgctAATTATGTTAACACAGAGCAACCAGCATTCTTCACGCTAATGCTATTGTGCATCAAATGAGAAGCtttcaaaaaacaatgtatGTCTATATAAGGCTAAATTGCTCTAAACTCACTACTTGTTATGTCGTGGgtcaaatttaataaattaatagttaaaaaaaatatatactgtatattttttaaatagtggcTTAATGGTGTTCCTGAGAAGCGAACATAATCGACACGAAGACCAAAAAcgtattcaatttttttattttttggactgtACAATGCAGGTagctataaaaagtctacacacccctgttcgaaTGCCAGGCTACTATGACCCAAATTCAGTTCACGTTTTTCCACCATTACTTCtcctatcataaaaaaaactggcatttaaacaggggtgtgtagactttttatatctattGAGTTTGTTTACAATGAcactgcatttttattttgcttgtaGCACACATCTTTAACGTCTTTCTCTCAGGCTACGTATACGTACATGAACACAAATGTTACTGCAAGGTACATCACgtcaacatacttccttgacaccaattgcTACTTTTGCTTGGCCCgggctttggcaccatcttttTATCTTTAGGTTTTACAGAAAGCGTACcaaaagtatttgttttttttttgtttttgttttttaagcaagtACTATTCCACTGTATTTGTGAAAAAGGCCCGTGTACATGAGGACATAGGCTCAATCTGCAGAGCACATTAGTGAGTCCTGACAATTTTCTGTTGGATGACgcttagttttattttcagcaattaaaaaataaaaataaaaaaaaggaaaactattTTGTCTCGTCTCCTTTTGTTTCTACTGTGCCATTAAGTTGCAGCTGTCCTACAGCAGCCATACTCTCCTTGGTGCAGGGCACTCATAGGGTGCTCTTGTCACATGAGTACAGAGGAAGGGCAGGATTGAatgggagagagggagagagagaaaaaaaaaaaaaaaaaaaaaaaggccggggGCACACTGTCAAGATCAAGGAGGTGAAGTCGTCCACAAGCTCAGCTAGCAGGTAAGGACTCTTTCGATTGAAATGGATTTAATCATGTTAACCATGTATTATTTGGATGAAAtctgtttatgtgtatttattgtaaaatattaCATGTACTAAAAATGTTCAGCATTTAACGTGAAATTAGTTTACTGTACGGTAatataaattgacaatttaaaCGTGAAAATTTTAAAGTTACATCAATTATtgttttaagtaaaaataaaagtaaataataatacaattatgTAATTAatgtgaggtgttttttttttcacaattccaTCCAAAACATAATCTTGATATAAAATTACTTGTCatgttatttcattaaaaatacttattaatcaatgtatttgttaatgaaatttttaaataaccaaataaatacattacaacaagacaatataataaaaaaacataaatccaGAATATGCAGTAAATATTAGTAGAGctagtacatttttttaataatgaataCATATGTTTTGATCTATTTCATATAAActaagaaatatattttttttatattccattttaatgagaaacatgattgttttatgttgttttcagatttaaaaaaaatatatatattgattacATACCTTTTGTTGGATGGTGTTTGGGGGGGCAAAACATAAGGCAGCAATGAAAGCAACAACACATTGTTTTTGCTCTAAAATTGGAGTGTCTCTTTTTAAACAGTGTGACGGTGTCACTATGCAGTTTATTGATCATAAATATTTGtctttgtttatatatataaaaaaaaaaaaaagatttattttcaaGGACCTGCAACATGTCGGACACAGAAGAGGTCGTGGACGAGGAAACTCAGTATGCCGTCAGACTCGCCGttgttatatttattgtatatgttCAGTAGTATTTGAATTGCTATGTAGGTACAGATGGTAATTTTAATTTTGGTCATTTTCTATGTTTCATGTGAAGGGAGGAAGAAGGTAAGAGTATTCTCCTACTATATTTCTTTATGACTttagttttaaatgtattacaatTTTCTCACAAGAAGTGAACATGTAAGAATGCCTCTTTtgggtttcattttttttagatactgtacaatattttttgttgttgttgcaatcttcctaaatattttttttggtgcccaGTTAGTTACATAGAGAGAATaaacaacttctttttttttggtttataacTTTGAACTCTACCtacttttttttgaaaattaatacataataaacatattgagTCATAAtgttatctctctctctcttttttttttttttttaaaagatgactCAAAGCCAAAACCAAAGTAAGTTAATTTCTCATAATTAACATCACATTTCATGCTTCTTCTGCTATTTATTAACCGTTCTGCTCAATTACAGATTCATGTCAAACATTGCTGCCCCAAAGATCCCGGATGGCGAGAAAGTGGACTTCGATGTGAGTTTCACTGCACGAGATGTTTAAAAAGTTGACGCGCACGTCGTGAATATCGTACACTACTTGCGAGCGCAGGACATCCACAGGAAGCGTCAAGAGAAAGATCTGTCCGAGCTGCAGTCGCTCATCGAGGCTCACTTCATCCAGAGgaagaaggaggaagaggagctgGTTGCTCTTGTCAACAGAATTGTGAGTCCAGACCAAAACAGATATtacattttcagcaaatttgacaatgtttctacaaaaaaaataaaaaaaatcccttggTTGAATTTTTGTTGAGGCTACTACTTAGtagtggtgtttttgttttgtttttttttttgttgttttttttaaaggacaaaaGAAGTAGACAACAATAGTGATCAAAatgtgttgttggtttttttgtttgtttgttttttaaaccgcAAATTTGTTGCAATAAGCTAGCTTACGCTACGCTACGCTCCCCTACACATTTAAGGGGCACATCGTTGTCAGCCCCTTGTTCAGCAAATTTGTGGGCGGGGTTTAGCCGCCTAAGAGTAATGGTTAAGTTATTTTCTCATCTACAACATACAGTGAAAACTGTTTTCTGCATTCAACCCTTCAATGCAATCACGTGGCACTGGGGCAGTTTAATTTGTGCCCCAGGCATTCCGCCTAGCAACAAAGGACAGCACGGTTTCATACTGAATCAAATAAAAGcttcaaatgtgtttgtttgcttgaAGGAAAAGCGTCGCACCGAGAGAGCGGAGCAGCAAAGGATCCGGGCCGAGATGGAGAAAGAGAGGCAGGCCAGGCTTGCCGTAAGTTCAcattaatgaaacaaaaaacagatgtcGACCGTGAGCAtgacgtgtgcgtgtgtttgcgctACATCAAGGAGGAGAAGGAGCGAAGAGAGCAGGAGGAGCAGCGCAAGAAGCACGACGAAGAcgccaagaagaagaaggtccTCGTCACCAAGCAGTACGGCGCCGGACAGAAGGTCACGCAGCGTATTACTTTCACATACATGTTCATGCAAAAGCTGCTTCTTTAGATACAGAAATTATTCGACCATCAGgcaatacagtaatttcatttcaatttttgTTGCTGAATTCCTAGAATTTAAAATAGTTGGGGAATATTTTGCATCAAGTGGTGTACAGTATCCTATTTTTCAATGCATtctacaaatgtttttgtatgatACTATTTTTACCACTTTAACAGATTTGGATGAAAGTGTATTTactgatttttgtattttgcctAAATAGAGTGAAAAGAAAGGCAAAAAGCAAACggagagagagaagaagaagaagattctGGCGGAGCGCAGGAAGCCGCTCAACATCGACCACTTGAGCGACGACAAACTGAAGTACGACAAACGGGAGGCTggtaaagataataataataataataatactaatatgaTATGAACTCAACAATTACGTGCGTGCGCAGGGAGAAGGCTAACGAGCTGTGGCAGTGGCTGATGCAATTGGAGACAGAGAAGTACGACCTCAGCGATAAGTTCAAAAGGCAGAAGTGTGACGTGAGTCCATCAATACATACCGGATTGCAGCAATTACAAATGCATAATATGGATACAGGATGTCCTGATCGCATTTTCTTGCATCAGAGTCCGAGCTACGTAATATTGAATATAAGCCAATGCCAAGTCCCAGACCGATACTTCCATAAaaaattaagaagaaaaaaaaaaaaaaaaaagagcatgtcTAAATTATCAATTGctttaaatatttgtatttaatcccAACATGACATTGTTGTATATGGCTATGAGTAAGAagacaaacaaattaaaatctttaaaaaaataaaataaataaaaagtaatccCATAAGGGACATTAAATTCGATTGTCCAAaataagttctcatttattatacAAATTTTACCCTTAAatggaaaattacatttttttttaaaataatacaataaatgtttagtaaatattttaaataattttcatacttttttgtgcagaattttcaacatttaattttttttatttttaattattttaaaatacaaaatttgtacaaaatactactttttagttattattacttttttaaaaatacaaaatgttgagcaatatattacatttgaacaatttatttttcCCAAATTTTAAAGTTAggacacattttcaaatatttctAACAGAATTGGTAAATTTcaacaatatattattttttcttttccgttAATTCTTACTATTTAGTTACTTGTTAATTTTGCTTTATGCTACCTACAGATCAACCTGCTCCTTGTCCGAGTGCAGGACCACCAGAAGTAAATTCACACGAAACACTATTGTGCTAATTGAGTTCAACTGTTTGATTTCATGctgctgtgtttgtttttagtacCAAGGGGCGTGGCAAGGGCAAGATGGGAGCCCGGCTGAGGTAAAGATGGCGCTTTCCCTCACCCGCCAACCCAGGGACTCGCCAAGCCAGGATACTCATGTACTCCTATTCATACTTCATATCAATAAACAAGCATCCACTCCATGAGAGTAACAAAGGCggttttgtttgtgtgctaACACACTATAAGCCATACGACATGTCTTACTGTTATATACTGTGCATGCCTGTGCTGTATTggtggtaaaaacaaaaaacaaaaaaaacgtgcggCTGATTTGGTGCTCTTTAGTGTTATACTGAGTGTGTGTGAGCGTTCTACACGACAAAtcaataaaatgcagaggacttTGGAAGCTGTTAGTTTGAAAGGGTGATGACAACAACAACTGTTTTGTTTGTCATGTCTATCTTTAATTATATTCAACACAAAATAATGGATAATAGCATCATCGCTATAGATACAGTTTGGTTCATaagaaaaatagattattcctAGTCAAGGGGGTATTTGGTGGAAACTGGATGGCAAGACTATCCAGACTGTACATTCAAAACTATTATTTCTCATACACATGATCACTGTCGCATTGTGAGGACTGTCGGTTTCTATGTGGGCCTGACTATGTGCGGGGGTTGGTGGTCCGTGTGGTGGGTGTGTGGGAGTGGATTGAGTAAGGGGAGGAGCCTGAAGGAGAGCGGCTTCTCTCACCATAAGTGCGTTTCTCTGATCTCCGCGATCACTTGGCTGGCTTTCTGCAGGGCCTGCGTACAACCAATGACACGGTAGTCACGTATTGCGCAGGTGCATCGAATTAAGTGGCTCGTCACTCGCAACTAGGAGCTAAATTCAGCACTCCCTCCATTATGGCAGAAGGACCAAATAGCGGTTTTAGTTACAGAGTGTATTTTGCAGATTTGGTTACCTTGAGCATATCCGCCGCCTCGTTACGTCGCTGCGCCATGTCCTCCGATTCAGTCAGCAGGTCGTCCAACAGTACCGACTTATACAACTGACCTACCAGCTCGCTTTGCAGACAGTCTTTCACGTGGTTCACCAGGAAGTGCATCACTGCTTTGGGCACGCTGAGGAGGAAGATGGACGGAAAGCGATGAGATAGTGATGATTGTCACGGAGGATTCTGACTATCGATAGCTCACGTGATGGTAGCTCTTTATGTACCTGTCCTGGATATTTTTCCGTACGATAAGAAAATAGGACTTAATGAGCCTCTCGATGACCTCACAGTCTCTCTGTTCCCGAGCAGACAACTTTCTGGACACTGGAACAGGCTGGATAGAAAAAAGATGCATGATGAGGGGACATTTCGATGGCTTGTATGCAAATACAAATTCTGTTGCTAccctttaaaatcatcctcacCACGTCAAGCAAATTAACAGCATGGCCCTTCTGCGGGCTGGCGGGGACGGGGTTCTGGGGCGTCGGCCTGTCGCCCGCAGCGCCGTCCTCCCCCCTTTTCAGCATCCCTCTCCAGTTCCCCGTCCCGCCGCTGTCGGTCTGATCGCCAGAAGACGCACTCTGAGCGCCGCCCGCTGCCGCCTGCTGGCCGGAAGAGAGAACGACAAGGGGAACAAGATCGATCACATGAGGTtgtatggggggtggggggagacttGTTACCAgtacttttttattgttgtcacTTAAATGGAACCAGTATTGTAATGTAgctaatatataaatacaatgctgtacaatttaaaaattaaacgtTCTTATAGTTTCAGAAATGTAAACCTGCACTGCATCATAATGACTTAGTGATTTTTAATAGGTTGGTACAGCTCATGTATTGGAGATTTGATTTCTAATAAAACAGCACCTTGTCTCGGGGTACAGCAGACGGCAGGTCCCTCATTCTGTTGCGTCTTTGTTCCTGTGAAAACACATGTAAATTATATTAAGTGTGTGAAGGACagaaataatttgcattaaaaaacagtATAAAGAGAAACATGACTCAAGGCTTGTACTTCAATGTTATGGTTCATGAGGCCGCAGGCGTCGGCAAAGTCGGGATGTTTGGTGTTGATATACGCCAGCTCAATGGCAACCAGATTGTGAACCTTatgacaaaaaacacatttaattgtgaaaaattgTTAATATTATAATGTAGTGATGTGGGCagtttttctaccatgtcattGGTGACTGGTAGTCTCTTTCTCAACAGGGAGGTGACCACTTCCACGATAGCATCGTGAAGCTTTGGGAATCTCAGCAGCTCCTACAGACAGAAACAAAATATcattaaacaaatacattttcaaagtttAAAATACAATCAAAGTAAAATTAATGTAGGAAATAAAGCACCCACAAGCAGGTACAGTGGACCCCACCACTTTCTCACTCGATTTAATACTTAAGTTCCACTATTTGAACTAAATTCAGGTTttacacaatattctaattgcgCCACGAATTGTTGCCAGTTATCACCTGGGTGCTGTAGTTGCTGCAGTGCTGGATGATCCTCTGCATCTCCTCGTGGACCAGCTCCACGCAGCGCAGACTTGGCTCCTCCAGACGCTTCACTTGTCTCTTGACCAGCAACTCGAAGGAAACCTCGGGCACAAACAAAGCAGGCCTAGGCCCCTGGAAACAATATGTCACACCATTCAGATGGCTGCTAAGAGTGAGCTAATGTATCAAGATCAGATGCTGCAGGGACCGACCGTTGCGTTACGGATCGCCGTGAGCACGTCGATCGTCGTCAGACCGCCCAGGGGATCGACCGACTCCAATGTGCGACCGAAAGTCTCGTGGAATATGTAACAGATTCTCGCACCTCCGCagctgaggaagaggagaggcGGAAACTGATTTTCAGAGAGGAAATTGCGGAGGTGGCTATGGTCACACTAAACTTGAACCTGGCGATTTATTCATTCTGCCGTGTTGTGTGCGTGAAACCCAAAATAGTGTTCAAATTCATCTTGTTTTAAGGTTAAATGTCTACCACTACATCGATGCTAGTTCCGTTAGTCCGTCTAGGGtagtttgcattgtttgttagcatcaagctagtgGAAACGCATCTTATTTGGTTtggttaaataaatatactaggggtgggagaaaaaatcgatatcgcaatatattgttgtgctctctgttgcaataaattatcgatacgctgacagtagatatcgatgtcatgtttccagttgtgcagtgttatgttataaatgtttatgcactttaatttgtctcacttcacaatgtttatagttaaaaggctcagaggcagtgaggcacaatgcagaactttgtacattctttaagttttggcattaaataaatgtataattagacattttccttttaatgcggatttgtttggctttttcagtcacatatcgtgatatattgcaaattttttttagccaatatataaaaaattgtagatatcgtgagtcaaatatcgtcacagtatcgaatcgtggtttacccgtatcgtcccacccctaaaaTATACACAATGTGTTATTCTGTGTTTGTGGttataaacagcttgaagcaagcacaGAAATGTTGGTGCTTTGCTGCGTGACTTACAGTTCAGCCGTCTCGATGTACTTGGCCGTGCCCTCGATGGTGTGGCAGTACTCGGCGGCGAACTTGGTGATGAGTTGCAGCAAGGTGGCGCTTTGGTCCTCCACAGGCTCGCCGTAGCTGTTGAGCAGCGACTGGTACTGTGCCGCCAGCACGttgatcctggttttcagctcCGGGAGGCAGTCTCGGATGTGGTGCATGAGCAATCTACACCCAAAAAGACAAGATGACTCAAAGTCATGTTAAACTAAATGATGTACTTATtgcataatttgtatttttcaaaaatgtagaTTAATACCATTTGTCTGACATTGTTCCATCAAAATAACCTCAGGATTAAAAACACTTCTGTGAAATTTTTATGTCAACTATATCCATTTGAATATGTTGTCGtaattttgataaataaaatgtgtattttccaACATGGAGCTAATTTAATTTCACTTATCTATGATGTAGTGAGATAATTCATATCTCAAATTTGGGGAACaacctctattttttttaaacactttggaAATACTACATATGTATAGCATGCAACTGCAATCAGAAACTCTGATTAAACATCATTTTTGGTTGTCATTAAGTGTAGGTGTATCTactgactttttaaaacaataactTCCTCTCTTACCTATTTAGTGTCCTGGCTAGATATTTAGTTCCACTTCTGTTTGCAAGGGAGGGGTACTTCTTTTGTAGAAAGGCGTACTCATCACGAATAGCATCTGCCACTGACTTCTTCTGATTGATATCCAGCTGGCTCCtagcaattgaaaaaaaaaaaaaaaaagcaacagaaAACACAGTTAGCACACCACATGACTGACGTGTGCATACGGACAGTCACCTGTTGACAACTCCAATAATGCCAAGTTTGACAGGAATTACTCGGCCCATCAGGATATCCATGGCGTCTGTTCCGGCATCCATCAAATCCAGCTTGGTCACCACTGCTAGTGTCCTTCTACCTGGACACAGCACGGAGGAAGAAATTAGGACGTGTCAGCAATATTTTCCAAGcaaatgagaaaaacaaaaacaaaaaacacgcgtTTACCATCAGGATCAACTTCACGGGCCACTTTGAGGGCCTCCGACGTCGCCATGTCTGTGTTGGCAGCGGTCACAGCCAGGAtgatggagttggggttggagATGTACTTCACGATCAGCTCACGGATCTGAATCTCGATGTCTTTGGGTTGGTCTCCCACCGGCACCtttaaaataagaattcaaaaTCATAATTCAATCCAGGAAATGTGACCACAATCACATCTGGACAGGATGACTGTATCTCACCTTCGTAATGCCAGGAAGGTCAACCAGTGTGAGGTTGACAACATTTGGTGAGAAGACTTTGAGGTGAATGGGTTCATCACTGATACCCTGAGGACAAAAACAACGCAAAACATGAAGGCtgcatttgcatttatttgcGCAAAATGGAAATGACACAAGaagccctgtttttttttgtgtgtgttggtaTTTTCTGACATGACATTAAAAAGAGGGTACATACCTCACATTTGTGTAAATATTTAATGTTAtcttttcatgggacaacaATGAACAAATGACACTTTGCTACTATGCATAGTCAGTGTATACTTGTACAACAGTGCCAATTTACTATCCCCTGAAGAATAACTCAACACTCTCCCaggaaataatgataataataataataataataataataataataataataataacaacaacaacaacaaaaatgtgagtATTTCACTTTTGATGGATAGTGCATTTAATCTGATTTTACTACATATATCATGGACGTAGCATGAATTTTATGTAGAACACCTTACAGCTACAACTTCttggcaaatatgttcaaagatGATGTCTATACCTTGTTAATGCCTGATATTCTTTCcgtttctgcttcaatttcttGACGGATCTCCTCGAAATTAGTgtagatcttaaaaaaaaaagaacaagataGAAAATGTCAACCGTCCACTTTAGTGGGCTCATTTGACATAATAGATTTCATTCAACCTTACCTTGTTTTTGGTATGCAGGAATTTGCCCCATTCCTCGCCATCGATGCCTACAGAGATTAAAAATTGAGGGCGTCAGTCAAACGTGACCAACAGTTTTATGTTCAGCTTCTCACGAGAGGAATTT from Festucalex cinctus isolate MCC-2025b chromosome 3, RoL_Fcin_1.0, whole genome shotgun sequence harbors:
- the dnm1l gene encoding dynamin-1-like protein isoform X1 is translated as MEALIPVINKLQDVFNTVGADIIQLPQIVVVGTQSSGKSSVLESLVGRDVLPRGTGIVTRRPLIFQLVHIDSEDRRKTNEENEFKKNGRFYRGIDGEEWGKFLHTKNKIYTNFEEIRQEIEAETERISGINKGISDEPIHLKVFSPNVVNLTLVDLPGITKVPVGDQPKDIEIQIRELIVKYISNPNSIILAVTAANTDMATSEALKVAREVDPDGRRTLAVVTKLDLMDAGTDAMDILMGRVIPVKLGIIGVVNRSQLDINQKKSVADAIRDEYAFLQKKYPSLANRSGTKYLARTLNRLLMHHIRDCLPELKTRINVLAAQYQSLLNSYGEPVEDQSATLLQLITKFAAEYCHTIEGTAKYIETAELCGGARICYIFHETFGRTLESVDPLGGLTTIDVLTAIRNATGPRPALFVPEVSFELLVKRQVKRLEEPSLRCVELVHEEMQRIIQHCSNYSTQELLRFPKLHDAIVEVVTSLLRKRLPVTNDMVHNLVAIELAYINTKHPDFADACGLMNHNIEEQRRNRMRDLPSAVPRDKQAAAGGAQSASSGDQTDSGGTGNWRGMLKRGEDGAAGDRPTPQNPVPASPQKGHAVNLLDVPVPVSRKLSAREQRDCEVIERLIKSYFLIVRKNIQDSVPKAVMHFLVNHVKDCLQSELVGQLYKSVLLDDLLTESEDMAQRRNEAADMLKALQKASQVIAEIRETHLW
- the dnm1l gene encoding dynamin-1-like protein isoform X2, with the protein product MEALIPVINKLQDVFNTVGADIIQLPQIVVVGTQSSGKSSVLESLVGRDVLPRGTGIVTRRPLIFQLVHIDSEDRRKTNEENEFKKNGRFYRGIDGEEWGKFLHTKNKIYTNFEEIRQEIEAETERISGINKGISDEPIHLKVFSPNVVNLTLVDLPGITKVPVGDQPKDIEIQIRELIVKYISNPNSIILAVTAANTDMATSEALKVAREVDPDGRRTLAVVTKLDLMDAGTDAMDILMGRVIPVKLGIIGVVNRSQLDINQKKSVADAIRDEYAFLQKKYPSLANRSGTKYLARTLNRLLMHHIRDCLPELKTRINVLAAQYQSLLNSYGEPVEDQSATLLQLITKFAAEYCHTIEGTAKYIETAELCGGARICYIFHETFGRTLESVDPLGGLTTIDVLTAIRNATGPRPALFVPEVSFELLVKRQVKRLEEPSLRCVELVHEEMQRIIQHCSNYSTQELLRFPKLHDAIVEVVTSLLRKRLPVTNDMVHNLVAIELAYINTKHPDFADACGLMNHNIEEQRRNRMRDLPSAVPRDKAAAGGAQSASSGDQTDSGGTGNWRGMLKRGEDGAAGDRPTPQNPVPASPQKGHAVNLLDVPVPVSRKLSAREQRDCEVIERLIKSYFLIVRKNIQDSVPKAVMHFLVNHVKDCLQSELVGQLYKSVLLDDLLTESEDMAQRRNEAADMLKALQKASQVIAEIRETHLW
- the dnm1l gene encoding dynamin-1-like protein isoform X4, with amino-acid sequence MEALIPVINKLQDVFNTVGADIIQLPQIVVVGTQSSGKSSVLESLVGRDVLPRGTGIVTRRPLIFQLVHIDSEDRRKTNEENGIDGEEWGKFLHTKNKIYTNFEEIRQEIEAETERISGINKGISDEPIHLKVFSPNVVNLTLVDLPGITKVPVGDQPKDIEIQIRELIVKYISNPNSIILAVTAANTDMATSEALKVAREVDPDGRRTLAVVTKLDLMDAGTDAMDILMGRVIPVKLGIIGVVNRSQLDINQKKSVADAIRDEYAFLQKKYPSLANRSGTKYLARTLNRLLMHHIRDCLPELKTRINVLAAQYQSLLNSYGEPVEDQSATLLQLITKFAAEYCHTIEGTAKYIETAELCGGARICYIFHETFGRTLESVDPLGGLTTIDVLTAIRNATGPRPALFVPEVSFELLVKRQVKRLEEPSLRCVELVHEEMQRIIQHCSNYSTQELLRFPKLHDAIVEVVTSLLRKRLPVTNDMVHNLVAIELAYINTKHPDFADACGLMNHNIEEQRRNRMRDLPSAVPRDKAAAGGAQSASSGDQTDSGGTGNWRGMLKRGEDGAAGDRPTPQNPVPASPQKGHAVNLLDVPVPVSRKLSAREQRDCEVIERLIKSYFLIVRKNIQDSVPKAVMHFLVNHVKDCLQSELVGQLYKSVLLDDLLTESEDMAQRRNEAADMLKALQKASQVIAEIRETHLW
- the dnm1l gene encoding dynamin-1-like protein isoform X3 encodes the protein MEALIPVINKLQDVFNTVGADIIQLPQIVVVGTQSSGKSSVLESLVGRDVLPRGTGIVTRRPLIFQLVHIDSEDRRKTNEENGIDGEEWGKFLHTKNKIYTNFEEIRQEIEAETERISGINKGISDEPIHLKVFSPNVVNLTLVDLPGITKVPVGDQPKDIEIQIRELIVKYISNPNSIILAVTAANTDMATSEALKVAREVDPDGRRTLAVVTKLDLMDAGTDAMDILMGRVIPVKLGIIGVVNRSQLDINQKKSVADAIRDEYAFLQKKYPSLANRSGTKYLARTLNRLLMHHIRDCLPELKTRINVLAAQYQSLLNSYGEPVEDQSATLLQLITKFAAEYCHTIEGTAKYIETAELCGGARICYIFHETFGRTLESVDPLGGLTTIDVLTAIRNATGPRPALFVPEVSFELLVKRQVKRLEEPSLRCVELVHEEMQRIIQHCSNYSTQELLRFPKLHDAIVEVVTSLLRKRLPVTNDMVHNLVAIELAYINTKHPDFADACGLMNHNIEEQRRNRMRDLPSAVPRDKQAAAGGAQSASSGDQTDSGGTGNWRGMLKRGEDGAAGDRPTPQNPVPASPQKGHAVNLLDVPVPVSRKLSAREQRDCEVIERLIKSYFLIVRKNIQDSVPKAVMHFLVNHVKDCLQSELVGQLYKSVLLDDLLTESEDMAQRRNEAADMLKALQKASQVIAEIRETHLW
- the tnnt2d gene encoding troponin T2d, cardiac, encoding MSNIAAPKIPDGEKVDFDDIHRKRQEKDLSELQSLIEAHFIQRKKEEEELVALVNRIEKRRTERAEQQRIRAEMEKERQARLAEEKERREQEEQRKKHDEDAKKKKVLVTKQYGAGQKSEKKGKKQTEREKKKKILAERRKPLNIDHLSDDKLKEKANELWQWLMQLETEKYDLSDKFKRQKCDINLLLVRVQDHQNTKGRGKGKMGARLR